The following coding sequences are from one Paenarthrobacter ureafaciens window:
- a CDS encoding glycoside hydrolase family 32 protein gives MSTSLDAARPETAPDKDSGFRPAIHFTAKDTWLNDPNGLVFHDGLYHLFFQNNPSGNVWGNMSWGHATSEDLLHWTELPVAIACDEREDIFSGSVVVDHGNTSGFGTAEAPALVAIYTSAFKPGTEYSGTQAQSLAYSTDSGMTWQKYGGNPVLTRGSAHFRDPKVFRYEGGGDAYWVMVAVEAQQQKVVLYRSDDLKSWDFLSEFGPANADEGEWECPDLFPLALDGNPADTMWVLIVNVNPGAVAGGSGGQYFVGQFDGVRFVPDEAALAAPAGLSALPDAEARTEALQHCLWLDWGRDCYASVSFSNVPGGRRIIIGWMSNWDYANELPTSPWRSAMTLPRELRLVTVEGSPRLVQEPVLPELPAGSDLEPGDPPFSLPDAEPGSAQVIDAEMRLEGEGLVEFLLFGSRDGAQGTYLRYDPTTARLTLDRRNSGNTGFHQKFPSVESAPLELEDGLLKLLIVADHCSVEVFAQDGRVVLTDLVFPDVRSLENRLTLTDSRATLLKLAVSKLA, from the coding sequence ATGTCCACTAGCCTTGATGCCGCACGCCCGGAGACAGCTCCGGACAAAGATTCCGGGTTCCGGCCTGCCATCCATTTCACGGCAAAGGACACTTGGCTCAATGACCCCAACGGCCTGGTTTTCCACGACGGCCTGTACCACCTCTTCTTCCAAAACAATCCCTCCGGCAACGTGTGGGGCAATATGTCCTGGGGGCACGCCACGTCCGAGGATCTCCTGCATTGGACGGAGCTTCCAGTGGCTATCGCCTGCGATGAGCGCGAGGACATCTTCTCCGGAAGCGTTGTGGTGGACCACGGCAACACGTCCGGTTTCGGCACGGCTGAGGCGCCCGCTTTGGTTGCGATCTATACAAGCGCTTTCAAGCCGGGAACCGAATACAGCGGCACTCAGGCGCAGTCCCTTGCGTACAGCACCGATTCGGGAATGACCTGGCAAAAGTACGGCGGAAATCCCGTGCTCACCCGCGGCTCGGCCCACTTCCGGGACCCCAAAGTCTTCCGCTACGAAGGCGGGGGTGACGCCTATTGGGTGATGGTCGCCGTCGAAGCCCAACAACAGAAAGTTGTCCTGTACCGCTCTGATGACCTGAAATCTTGGGATTTCCTCAGCGAGTTCGGCCCGGCCAATGCCGACGAGGGCGAGTGGGAATGTCCTGACCTTTTTCCGCTGGCACTGGACGGGAACCCGGCGGACACCATGTGGGTGCTGATCGTCAACGTGAACCCCGGCGCGGTGGCCGGAGGGTCGGGCGGCCAGTACTTTGTGGGACAGTTCGACGGCGTCCGTTTCGTTCCGGACGAAGCTGCCCTCGCCGCCCCTGCCGGGCTGTCCGCCCTGCCCGACGCGGAGGCACGCACCGAGGCGCTGCAGCACTGCCTCTGGTTGGACTGGGGACGCGACTGCTACGCATCTGTCTCCTTCAGCAATGTTCCGGGAGGCCGGCGCATCATCATCGGATGGATGAGCAACTGGGACTACGCCAACGAGTTGCCCACTTCTCCGTGGCGTTCGGCCATGACACTCCCCCGCGAGCTTCGGCTCGTCACGGTCGAAGGCTCGCCCCGTTTGGTCCAGGAACCAGTCCTGCCCGAACTGCCGGCTGGCAGCGACCTTGAACCCGGGGATCCTCCCTTTAGCCTGCCGGACGCAGAACCGGGAAGCGCGCAGGTGATCGACGCCGAAATGCGGCTCGAAGGCGAAGGCCTGGTGGAGTTTCTGCTGTTCGGCAGCCGAGACGGCGCGCAAGGCACGTACCTTCGGTACGATCCAACCACTGCCCGGCTCACGCTGGACCGCAGGAATTCCGGAAACACCGGCTTCCACCAGAAGTTCCCGTCCGTTGAATCAGCGCCCCTTGAACTGGAAGACGGTCTGCTCAAGTTGCTCATCGTGGCCGATCACTGCTCAGTGGAAGTGTTCGCCCAAGATGGCCGCGTTGTCCTGACGGACCTCGTCTTCCCGGACGTTCGCAGCCTGGAGAACCGGCTCACCCTGACGGACAGCCGGGCAACCCTGCTCAAACTCGCCGTTTCGAAGCTCGCTTAA
- a CDS encoding carbohydrate kinase family protein, which yields MQSTRPTSDPRNPLEVLVVGEAIMDIVVSAQGSVEHPGGSPTNVAYGLGRLGVETALLTSIGDDPRAAAIEQHLSGAGVTLLPGSRRPGRTATATATLADDGSAHYDFDIRWTLPGTAPATLPKILHTGSIATFLAPGAAAVKELLLQSHERCLVTYDPNIRPALLGSHAEARSIFEELVPLTDVVKLSDEDAQWLYPGVHLDDVPGHILGLGARLVAITAGSRGSVLATAQAHAVVPAVGSKVADTIGAGDSYMSALIHGLLHRGSEGLSASVLASLGRTAAKAAAITVRRAGANPPTLAELHMDLPEQEALVP from the coding sequence ATGCAAAGTACCCGGCCAACCTCTGACCCCAGGAACCCGCTGGAAGTCCTGGTGGTGGGCGAAGCGATCATGGACATCGTTGTTTCAGCCCAAGGGTCCGTGGAACATCCCGGAGGATCACCAACCAATGTTGCCTACGGCTTAGGCCGGTTGGGGGTTGAAACCGCGCTTTTGACGTCGATTGGCGACGACCCCCGGGCGGCTGCCATCGAACAGCACCTCAGCGGTGCCGGCGTGACCCTCCTGCCGGGCTCCCGGCGCCCGGGCCGGACCGCGACGGCAACGGCCACGCTCGCTGACGACGGCTCAGCACACTACGACTTTGATATCCGCTGGACCCTTCCCGGAACGGCTCCGGCCACTTTGCCCAAGATCCTGCACACGGGATCGATTGCCACCTTCCTGGCCCCCGGAGCAGCGGCCGTGAAGGAGTTGCTGCTCCAATCCCATGAGCGCTGCCTGGTGACATATGACCCGAACATCCGCCCGGCCCTCTTGGGAAGCCACGCTGAGGCCAGGAGCATCTTCGAAGAGCTGGTCCCGCTCACCGACGTGGTCAAGCTCAGCGACGAGGATGCGCAGTGGTTGTACCCGGGGGTGCACCTGGACGACGTCCCCGGGCACATCCTCGGACTCGGCGCACGGCTGGTGGCCATCACCGCCGGGTCCCGGGGTTCAGTGCTTGCTACCGCGCAGGCCCACGCTGTGGTTCCCGCTGTCGGGTCCAAAGTGGCAGATACCATCGGCGCGGGCGATTCCTATATGTCGGCTTTGATCCATGGCCTCTTGCATCGCGGAAGCGAAGGTCTCTCAGCGTCAGTGCTGGCTTCGTTGGGTCGGACTGCGGCCAAAGCTGCCGCCATCACAGTCCGCCGGGCGGGCGCCAACCCGCCGACATTGGCCGAGCTGCACATGGACCTGCCGGAACAGGAAGCGTTGGTCCCGTGA
- a CDS encoding NosD domain-containing protein, with protein MSSNNYYDVTTWPVGNPFEDVGEVINSIIADIKQRQTAADVNDGGKPGAVIYLPPGDYRLRTQVLIDISFLRIQGSGHGFTSSSIRFNVPQEEWSGLHELWPGGSRILVDLAAGDSADESEGAAFLVKREGSPRISSVEFTDFCIDGLHFSPDGSALPAENTYVNGKTGIHVASANDSFRVNGMGFIYLEHALAIHKADALSIHDNFIAECGNCIELRGWGQASKITDNLIGAGFKGHSIYAENHGGLLITANNVFPRGASSVHLSGVTRSSVTNNRLHSFYPGMVILAEGSSENLVATNHFLRDHEPWTPFFGIDNGLDDDFGLLNVHGNHNSIFANHFSLIVDSESIRPSGTAPVIIKLAEGAGNMVSTNHVVAKDVQATSSESCFEAQVDALLASRATERLQVTTVLVESASVHNTVLDSGSEAQVVADRTTNAVRATPGIQLTATPGM; from the coding sequence ATGTCCAGCAACAACTACTACGACGTCACCACGTGGCCTGTTGGCAACCCTTTCGAGGACGTCGGAGAAGTCATCAACAGCATCATCGCCGACATCAAGCAGCGGCAAACCGCCGCGGACGTGAACGACGGCGGTAAGCCGGGTGCGGTGATCTACCTTCCGCCCGGTGATTATCGCCTGCGCACACAGGTACTGATCGACATAAGCTTCCTCAGGATCCAAGGTTCAGGGCATGGCTTCACGTCATCGAGCATCCGGTTCAACGTGCCGCAGGAAGAATGGTCCGGTTTGCACGAACTGTGGCCCGGGGGCAGCCGGATCCTGGTGGACCTCGCTGCGGGCGACTCTGCGGACGAATCAGAGGGGGCCGCTTTCCTCGTCAAGCGTGAGGGCAGCCCCCGGATCAGTTCCGTTGAGTTCACCGACTTCTGCATCGATGGCCTGCACTTCTCACCGGACGGCTCCGCGCTCCCTGCGGAGAACACGTACGTCAACGGTAAGACCGGCATTCACGTTGCCAGCGCCAATGACTCCTTCCGCGTCAATGGCATGGGGTTCATCTACCTGGAGCATGCCCTTGCCATCCACAAAGCTGATGCGCTCTCCATCCACGACAACTTCATTGCCGAATGCGGGAACTGCATCGAACTGCGGGGATGGGGACAGGCATCCAAGATCACCGACAACCTGATCGGCGCAGGCTTCAAAGGCCATTCAATCTACGCGGAGAACCATGGCGGCCTACTGATAACGGCCAACAATGTCTTCCCCCGTGGTGCCAGCAGCGTCCACCTTTCCGGGGTCACACGCTCAAGCGTCACTAACAACCGCCTGCACTCGTTCTACCCCGGGATGGTGATCCTTGCAGAGGGCAGCTCGGAGAACCTCGTGGCCACCAACCACTTCCTCCGCGATCACGAACCCTGGACGCCCTTCTTCGGGATCGACAACGGCTTGGACGATGACTTTGGACTGCTCAACGTCCACGGCAACCACAACTCGATCTTCGCGAACCATTTCTCCTTGATCGTGGATTCGGAGAGCATCCGGCCCTCCGGAACAGCCCCCGTGATCATCAAGCTCGCCGAGGGTGCGGGCAACATGGTCTCCACCAACCACGTGGTGGCCAAGGACGTCCAGGCCACATCGAGCGAATCCTGCTTTGAAGCGCAGGTGGACGCACTGCTGGCAAGCCGGGCTACGGAACGACTGCAAGTGACCACCGTCCTGGTCGAATCCGCCTCTGTCCACAACACCGTCCTGGACTCCGGCAGCGAAGCACAGGTGGTGGCCGACCGGACCACCAACGCGGTGAGGGCCACGCCGGGCATCCAATTGACGGCTACACCCGGCATGTAA